GTGCCGCTGCTTCGGCGCGGCCGACACTCCGGTCGGACCGCGTCACCTGGCCCGCAACACCGCGCTGGCCATCTTGGCCGTCCTCGGCGCGCTCGCGCCGGAGCACCTGCCGCCCGTCGCCGGTGCCGCCGTCGCTCTGGCGGCGGGTGTGGTGGCCGCCGTGCTCGTCATCGCGATGGATGACATCGCCGTCGTGTTCGCAAGGAGTTCCTGATGCCTTTCGTCGTCGCCGCCCTGGTGCTGCTCGGCCTGCTGTGCCTGGTGAACCTGCTCCTGACCGTCGGGATCCTGCGCCGGATGCGGGCCCAGAGCACCTCGGGTGCCGAGACGCTCTTCGCGCTGCGCCCGGGTTCGGCCATCGGCGAGTTCACCGCCACCACGACCGACGGCGAGCCGGTCACCACCGCCACGCTGACCGGCACGGTGGCGTTCTTCTCCGCCGACTGCGCGGCCTGTCACGACGCCCTCCCGGATTTCCTCGCCTACGCCCGCGATCAGGGCCGGGACAACGTCTTCGCCGTCTTCGGCGGCGACGAGCCGGACACCGTGCGCGCGCTCGCCGAGGTCGCGCGGGTGGTGCCGGCGGACCTCGACGGCGGCCCGGTCGCCGCCGCGTTCCGCAACACCTGGACACCCGCGCTGTACGTGGTGGCCGACGGGCGGGTGGTCGCGACCGCGGGCCGGGTGCCCGAGCTGCCCGTGCCCGCCGGGCGCTGACCGTGCGCGAACCGGCCCGGCGGATCGGCGCGGACCAGGTGCGGGCGGCGGCCGCGGCCGCCGCCGTGCTGCTGTGGCGGTCCGGCCCGGCGCGGCTGGCCGGGCTCCTGGTCATGACGGCGGCCGCGGCGACCGCGCCGATCGCCACCGCCTGGCTGACCAAGCTCGTCCTCGACCGGCTCGTCGGGCACAGCGGCGCGGTCGGCGGCCTCGCGGCGGCGCTGGCGTTCGCCGGGCTCGCCGTCGCCGCGCTGCCGGTGGTGGTCCACTACGTCCGCGCGCAGATCGGCCGCGCGGCGAGCGCGGTCGCCACCGACCGGCTGTTCGCCGCGCTGGGCCGTCAGGTCGGGTTGCGCACCTTCGAGGACCCGGCCTACCAGGACCGGTTGCGGCTGGCCCAGGAGAGCTGCGGCCGGGTGCCGGAGATCGTCGACGGCGTCGGCGGCACGCTCAGCGGAACCCTTTCGCTGGCCGGGTTCCTCGGCTCGCTGCTCGTGCTGAGCCCGGCGATGACCGGCGTCGTGCTGGCCGCCGCGATCCCCGCGCTGCTCGCCGAACTGCTGCTGGCCCGGCGCCGCGCCGCGGTGGAATGGCGCGTCGAGCGGTTCGCGCGGCGCGAGTTCTTCTACAGCCAGCTGCTCACCGGGGTCGCCGCCGCGACCGAGATCCGGCTGTTCGCCATCGGGGCGTTCCTGCGCGCCCGGCTGATGGACGAGCGCCGCAGCGCCAACGACGCGCAGCGCCGCATGGACGAACGCGAGCTGTGGACCATGGGCGGGCTGACGGCGCTGAGCGCGGCCGTCGCCGGTGCGGGGCTGTGGTGGGCGATCACGTCGGCGGCCGGCGGGTCGCTCAGCGCCGGCGACGTGTCGATGTTCGTGGCCGCCGTCGCCGGGGTGCAGGGCGCGCTGGGCACTTGTGCGTCGGCGATCGCCAACGGCCAGGCCCGGCTGCTGTCGTTCGCGCACTACGTCGCCGTGGTCCGCGCGGAGCCCGATCTGCCGAGCGGATCCGGTGCCGCGGCACCGGCGTTGCGGCAGGGGCTCGAGCTGCGTGACGTGTGGTTCCGGTACAGCGACGAGCACCCGTGGGTGCTGCGCGGGGTGGACCTCACCATCCCGCACGGCGCGGCGGTCG
The window above is part of the Amycolatopsis camponoti genome. Proteins encoded here:
- a CDS encoding TlpA disulfide reductase family protein; the protein is MPFVVAALVLLGLLCLVNLLLTVGILRRMRAQSTSGAETLFALRPGSAIGEFTATTTDGEPVTTATLTGTVAFFSADCAACHDALPDFLAYARDQGRDNVFAVFGGDEPDTVRALAEVARVVPADLDGGPVAAAFRNTWTPALYVVADGRVVATAGRVPELPVPAGR
- a CDS encoding ABC transporter ATP-binding protein; amino-acid sequence: MREPARRIGADQVRAAAAAAAVLLWRSGPARLAGLLVMTAAAATAPIATAWLTKLVLDRLVGHSGAVGGLAAALAFAGLAVAALPVVVHYVRAQIGRAASAVATDRLFAALGRQVGLRTFEDPAYQDRLRLAQESCGRVPEIVDGVGGTLSGTLSLAGFLGSLLVLSPAMTGVVLAAAIPALLAELLLARRRAAVEWRVERFARREFFYSQLLTGVAAATEIRLFAIGAFLRARLMDERRSANDAQRRMDERELWTMGGLTALSAAVAGAGLWWAITSAAGGSLSAGDVSMFVAAVAGVQGALGTCASAIANGQARLLSFAHYVAVVRAEPDLPSGSGAAAPALRQGLELRDVWFRYSDEHPWVLRGVDLTIPHGAAVALVGLNGAGKSTLVKLLCRMYDPTRGRILWDGVDLRDLPPASLRERISAVFQDHMNYDMTAAENIGLGELSALGDRDRLVAAATRAGAHDRIAALPRGYDTPLTRIFELGEDTSTGVVLSGGQWQRLALARSLVREGRDLMILDEPSSGLDPEAEHEVHARIREHRRGRTSLLISHRLSAVRDADRIAVLEDGRIAELGTHETLLADGRGYARLFRLQADGYQAVP